A region of Chiloscyllium punctatum isolate Juve2018m chromosome 44, sChiPun1.3, whole genome shotgun sequence DNA encodes the following proteins:
- the strap gene encoding serine-threonine kinase receptor-associated protein, with amino-acid sequence MAMRQTPLTCSGHTRPVVDLAFSGITPYGYFLISACKDGKPMMRQGDTGDWIGTFLGHKGAVWGATLNKEANRAATAAADFSAKVWDAVTGDEMITLAHKHIVKTVDFTQDSNNLLTGGQDKVLRIYDLNKPESEPLEISGHSSGIKKALWCNGDRQIISAADDKTVRLWDRSSMIEVQTIHVGSSVSSVEYIPDGEILVLTYGKTIAFYNALSLELIKSFDAPASINSASLHPEKDVFVAGGDDFKLYKFDYNTGEDLESYKGHFGPVHCVRFSPDGELYASGSEDGTLRLWQTTVGKTYGLWKCVLPEELGSENSDSIYGTPPEVKA; translated from the exons ATGGCGATGAGGCAAACTCCACTGACCTGCAGCGGCCACACCAGGCCCGTGGTCGACTTGGCTTTCAGCGGGATCACACCTTACGGTTACTTCCTAATCAGCGCCTGTAAAG ATGGCAAGCCCATGATGCGCCAAGGTGACACAGGGGACTGGATTGGGACGTTTCTGGGTCACAAAGGTGCTGTCTGGGGAGCCACATTAAATAAAGAGGCCAATAGGGCAGCAACCGCAGCAGCAGATTTTTCAGC CAAGGTGTGGGATGCTGTGACAGGTGATGAAATGATCACCTTAGCCCACAAGCACATTGTCAAAACTGTGGACTTCACACAG gATAGCAACAACTTACTGACTGGTGGGCAAGACAAAGTTTTGCGTATTTATGATTTGAACAAACCTGAATCAG AGCCTCTCGAGATCAGTGGTCATAGTTCTGGTATTAAGAAAGCGCTGTGGTGTAATGGAGACAGGCAGATAATTTCAGCAGCTGATGACAAGACTGTAAG GCTCTGGGACAGGTCCAGTATGATTGAAGTGCAAACTATTCATGTTGGGTCATCTGTAAGCAGTGTTGAGTATATACCTGATGGAGAGATTCTGGTTTTAACTTATGGAAAAACTATTGCTTTTTACAATGCACTAAG TCTTGAGTTGATTAAATCTTTTGACGCACCAGCATCAATCAACTCTGCTTCTCTTCACCCTGAGAAAGATGTTTTTGTTGCAGGAGGTGATGATTTCAAACTATACAAGTTTGATTACAATACAGGCGAGGATTTAG AGTCATACAAAGGTCACTTTGGTCCAGTCCACTGTGTGAGATTTAGTCCTGATGGAGAATTATATGCAAGTGGTTCTGAAGATGGAACTCTTCGTCTTTGGCAGACAACTGTTGGCAAAACATATGGGTTATGGAAATGTGTGCTCCCTG AGGAGCTTGGATCTGAAAACTCTGATTCAATCTATGGCACTCCTCCAGAGGTAAAAGCTTGA